In the Drosophila willistoni isolate 14030-0811.24 chromosome 3R, UCI_dwil_1.1, whole genome shotgun sequence genome, GTTTTCGCTACGAGTTCGATTTGGTTCCATGTGGCTCGTTGCAAAATGTTCGAGTTCGCGAGTAATGTTGCAAGAATTTACGGCGAGGGCGAGAAAGAAATTGCGGAGAAATTGTGCACTGGAAACAAACTGGATTATAAATAAAAGATTATTATATTGTGTGTTAGGTGTATTTAGAAACTGAGAAACACAATTAACGAACGATTATGTCGAATCCGGAGACCCAAGTGTCCAGTTTGCCAATGCCGCCAGAGCGGTATATCAGCAATTATACAGAAGAAAATATCCGTCGCAATCGAGCCCCACGTCCACCGCCGCCCCCGTCACAACATGAAGTCTACAGTATGTTTGGGATCCAATATAATAACGATGAGATGATTCGCTCCTTGGAGTCACAGAATATCAAACGATTGATACCCATACACTTTGATCGTCGCAAggaattaaagaaattaaatcattcgcTGCTGGTAAATTTCCTCGACCTCATAGATTTTCTCATACTAAACCCGGACAGTCCAAGACGGACAGAGAAGGTAAGAGTCTGTAAACAATTCTAGTTTGAAATGATACTAAcaatttcgttttttattGGTAGATTGACGACTTGAGTTTGCTGTTTGTCAACATGCATCATTTGCTCAATGAGTTTCGTCCGCATCAGGCCCGTGAAACTTTGCGTGTCATGATGGAAATGCAAAAGCGCCAACGTGTAGAGACAGCTACACGATTTCAAAAACATCTGGAACGTGTTCGGGATATAGTGAATAATGTCTTCGCTGGTTTACCTGTTCTAGGCGATGATAGTGAGAATGGTGgagctaaaattaaaatggaaaTCGATCCATTGGAGTCGAGTGCAGCAAAAAATGATCCTAGCTATCAGCATGATCGTATGATGTGCAAATTGGTCGATAGCATTGAATAATGCAACAACACCAAGGAGACTGCAAATGTACATATTATTATTCTCACCTATGACAGCAAATATTGTCTATATAGCTTTTAAGTACTTAGTTTATGTTTGCTTTacgaaataagaaataaactTTGATTTTGGCACACCAATGAGTAATGTCCACGTTGGAAAACACGCTCGTCACTCATTTAGGAACTAATTCGAAATTTCTGTATAGTCATGGTGAAGAGATTAAATCAAGCATGTTCAAGATGTATGAAATTACGAGATTACGGGTTCATCATCAGCTTCTTTTGACGTGTGGGTGGAGATAACAAACATTTCACAACGTGACGTAGATGTTTAAAGCcataaattaattctaaaaCTGATGATTAGAGGATGTCATTATGAATAGATGTCCATTTATATTCTTAAGATTTCTTCAGTTTCCAGGCCAATTCTATGatggaagcaaaaaaaataaaataagtaaacagTTGTTCACTCCAAAGAAATAGTGTAAGCCTTATGCAAACGATTAAGTcgtaaaaaatttatataagcATCATGGCACTGATAAGAATCATTCATCCAGGCATCTCTCACTACTGATAAAAGCTTCTACCATTCACATATTGAGATCATTTCTCACTAACCACTCAAAGTAAGTGGACGAGTTGACAATGATAAACGTACCCACGGATCTGTGATATAAACTATtaatttctttgtttatttggtGTCCCTTTTCAATTAAgaattttccatattttaatTGAACAAATTAATTCTCAAGTGCAAGCCAATtgaaagaatatatataaatatataaagtgaTATCTTTGCAATCGCTGCAATAATGTCGGCAAAGCATGTAGAAAAAGTGGATAGTGCAAATAtaaaaggtaaaaaataaaaaactctgtGCCAAggattcaattttaaaaaattatccaAAATTTAAGCgtataattttgtttaaaattgataaataaatgaatactatttaaaattttataaaagactcataattaaaatttttttaatagagTGCAAGTGTTACAGATGTGTGTGATAATCTGAACTCTAATCTAAAGTAAAAAACAGAAATCCATGCCgaattttgtatacccttcaAGTATTTGCGACCCTACCTAGAGGTAGGGAAAGTGAAGTAAAGAGCCCAAACAAACTTAAGCCGGACTAAACACATCCCAAAGCTTTCGATATATTTATGATATACTTATATGATTATCATTAAATCAAATCACATCAGATATTTGTAAAGTATAGTATTCTAATAGGAGCTTAATGAATTCGTCACCCGATCTTGCTTAAATGTTGTTCTGACGTTAGGTTTTATGATAAAGGTGTAGAAGAAGATTATGTTGGTGGAATAATTTCGAGGTGCTTTCTTCTGTCTCCGTTTGGGTATAAAGAGATAAAACTAGTCAGCAAATATTTGTCCATTGTAAAGTTAAGTTTATAAGAAGATCTCTCATCCGCCTAACTTGACAATCTTTTCTCTAATGATTTAACTAGACTCTGAGAACGAGACAGATGACATTTCGAATAGTACTACGGTTCCTTCAGCCACGCCCACGGAGACGCCCAGTGAAAATGCTCCCGCTGACTTTGATAAGGCAATTGAAGCAGCTGGCTTTGGGTGCTTTAACCTGATTCTACTGTTGGTGGCCATTCCCGCTCAGTGTGCAGCCATTTTTGAGTCTAGTGTCATGTCATATATACTGCCGGTTGCCGAATGTGATCTCCATTTGACGCTCACGGATAAAGGAATATTGAATGCAACGGGCTATGCCGGCATGATTGTGTCAGCCATAGCTTGGGGTTATCTGGCCGATACAAAGGGACGTCAAAAGATTCTTTACTCTGGTTATCTGATAGATGCAATTTGTGTGCTTGGCAGTGCCTTGAGTCAGAATTTCTGGATGTTGGTGGTGTTTAAATTTCTGGGGGGTTTGGTGTAAGTAAAACAATGTTTTGTATCTTTTTGAGAGATGTGGTGTTTAtgctttaattaatttataaaggGTCAATGGGCCAGCTGCTGTGCTGTTCACCTACTTGACTGAGATGCATGGACCCAAACATAGATCCAGTGTCCTTATGGTTGTTGGCATGGTTACTTCTGTAGCAACAGTTGCCTTACCTCTGCTTGCATGGGCTGTTTTTCCCCGGGATTGGGATTTCCAAATATTTGGCTATCTAGACAGTAAGTAATACTACTTTAtaagcttaaaaaaaaaacggattttagtgagtttttgtttttagttcaCAGTTGGcaaatttatttgttaatcTGCGGCTTGCCAAGTCTTATCAGTGGTCTGCTTTTTATCATAATGCCAGAGAGTCCAAGATTTCTCATGGCACAGGGACGTAATGAGGAGGCCTTAAAGGCTTTCCAAACCATTTACCATTACAACACTCGTAAGCCCAAGGAGTCCTATCCAGTAAGTAGAGCCAAATGCCAGTTAAACTAATCATTGTCTATAACAGGCCTTCTTATCTATATTTGACTTCTTTTTCAAGATCAAAACTCTTATTCAAGAAGTGCCAAATAGGAAAGCCAACAAGGATGAAGTCATCTACACGATTGAGGAGAAGACTGAGCTTCCAGATACAACAGAAACTCAGACTTCAAAGAAACAGTCTCGAACATTACTGGAAAGCCTTCGGGCTGGCCTGCAACAGATGAAGCCATTGTTTCATAAGCCTTTGCTCCTGATGTCCCTGCGTTGTTATACCATGCAATTTTGCATCTTTCTGGGCATGAACACCATACGCCTGTGGTTACCTCAACTGTTTGCCTCCATGGCCGAGTACGAGGCTCTATATGCTGGCCAAGATGTATCGGCCAGCATGTGCAAAGTGCTGGAGTTCAGTGTGAATCGAACAGCCGAGACTACAACTAATTATGAGACCAAATGCTCTGAGGTAagttagaaaaaattattcaaaattttctgAAATTAAGGTAACAATTGAATTTAACTCCACTATAAAGCCGCTACACATTTCAATGGACATGTACACGAATAATATTATTGTCTCGGCAACTGGTTTTGTGGGATATTTCTTTGCTGGTGCCATTATGAGAGCCTTGGGACCCAAGCGTTTGATGAGTAAGTCTAAATTTGTTCTTTATACATCTTATATTCAGTTAACACTTGACTcctttatttttagtttatgGACTCTTTTTATCTGGCACACTTGGCATTACGCTACACTTTTCCGTCAGCAGTCTGATGACTCTAATTGTATCAGCCACATTCCTGACTATAACTGGCATAGCAGTCTCGTCGCTTTTGGGTGCTGTGGTCGCATTGTTTCCCACACAATTGCGGTAGGTTATACGATTTCCCTGTATCCTTATTTTTTCTATAATAAATTTGTTCTTGTTCCCTTTTTTAGAACGGTTGTCGTTGCCATAGCCATGATGTGTGGCCGTTTTGGTGCATTGTCAGGCAATTTGCTTTTCCCCGTTTTCATACAAATTGGCTGCTTACCTCCATTTATAATGGTTTCCTCGGTGCTCCTCTGTAAGTTTTTAGATCAAAACGGTTTCCTTTGATTACTAAAAACATTCTTTCTATTTGCAGTTTCAGGGGTGCTCTCAATATTCCTTCCCAATCCTGCAAAGGCAACATTTTCATGAACTAACTATGAAGACCATTTGAATGCTATTTAATTTGAGCTTTTACATTTCATTTCGCATTTTGTACTTACTTATTATTGGTAGATTATTGTATAAGtgttatttataaaataaaaattacaaatatttaatattaaatacttacatagtataaataaatttctgtgggccaaattcttttttaagtcatttattaaacgaaaattggttttttataTTCTTCCAGAATTGGCCTTAAAATACAGATTTAAAGTCagacaaatataaaaaactttataCTGAAACATTTACCAAAAGTTAACTTTGAGTGAAAATAAAGGTTTACAAGGGTTTTCCGAAGAAAAAAGAGTATCTAttggaatttttgaattgATATGATATTTTCGGTTTGGATAATTAGAGAATTTTTTGGATCAAACACAAAATCaaacataatataaattttcttcatttttccGCAACTTATGCATATCAATTTCAATGCATAAAATTCTGATCATATAATTATGAAACGTCCCCCtgagatatatacatatataataaatatttaacaaaagcAAAGACATTAAAATTTTGTCCTCTTTGTTTTtcatatatagatagatagatggataaacatatgtagatagataaaaccaaaaaatttatatctactagttttgtttaaaatgtgCTCTCCTTATACATTAGTTAGACCCTCTGCCCCTCATTGGTGTTGAATGGTAAGATTTAGTGAGCTTTTGTGTTGGAACACCTTTTACGAAATTTTGACTGAAATCGTTGAAAGACTGAAGAAGGATATAT is a window encoding:
- the LOC6651447 gene encoding mediator of RNA polymerase II transcription subunit 7, with amino-acid sequence MSNPETQVSSLPMPPERYISNYTEENIRRNRAPRPPPPPSQHEVYSMFGIQYNNDEMIRSLESQNIKRLIPIHFDRRKELKKLNHSLLVNFLDLIDFLILNPDSPRRTEKIDDLSLLFVNMHHLLNEFRPHQARETLRVMMEMQKRQRVETATRFQKHLERVRDIVNNVFAGLPVLGDDSENGGAKIKMEIDPLESSAAKNDPSYQHDRMMCKLVDSIE
- the LOC6651448 gene encoding synaptic vesicle glycoprotein 2B; its protein translation is MSAKHVEKVDSANIKDSENETDDISNSTTVPSATPTETPSENAPADFDKAIEAAGFGCFNLILLLVAIPAQCAAIFESSVMSYILPVAECDLHLTLTDKGILNATGYAGMIVSAIAWGYLADTKGRQKILYSGYLIDAICVLGSALSQNFWMLVVFKFLGGLVVNGPAAVLFTYLTEMHGPKHRSSVLMVVGMVTSVATVALPLLAWAVFPRDWDFQIFGYLDIHSWQIYLLICGLPSLISGLLFIIMPESPRFLMAQGRNEEALKAFQTIYHYNTRKPKESYPIKTLIQEVPNRKANKDEVIYTIEEKTELPDTTETQTSKKQSRTLLESLRAGLQQMKPLFHKPLLLMSLRCYTMQFCIFLGMNTIRLWLPQLFASMAEYEALYAGQDVSASMCKVLEFSVNRTAETTTNYETKCSEPLHISMDMYTNNIIVSATGFVGYFFAGAIMRALGPKRLMIYGLFLSGTLGITLHFSVSSLMTLIVSATFLTITGIAVSSLLGAVVALFPTQLRTVVVAIAMMCGRFGALSGNLLFPVFIQIGCLPPFIMVSSVLLFSGVLSIFLPNPAKATFS